One segment of Streptomyces sp. NA02950 DNA contains the following:
- a CDS encoding TetR family transcriptional regulator C-terminal domain-containing protein: MARIVHSLLPTDPELRQDWRLWQELWVRSLRDETTRVFAVDLYAQLHAWVGGAIEQGVASGEFRPADVDRLGTPVLALSDGYGIRLMLGDPTVDVDDVLAAIWRPVAEELGLPPDFPEI, from the coding sequence CTGGCCAGGATCGTCCACAGCCTGCTGCCCACCGACCCCGAACTCCGCCAGGACTGGCGCCTGTGGCAGGAGCTGTGGGTACGGTCGCTGCGCGACGAGACGACGCGGGTGTTCGCCGTCGACCTGTACGCCCAGCTCCACGCTTGGGTCGGCGGAGCGATCGAGCAGGGTGTGGCATCCGGTGAGTTCCGCCCGGCCGACGTGGACCGTCTGGGCACCCCCGTACTGGCGCTGAGCGACGGATACGGGATCCGGCTGATGCTGGGGGATCCCACGGTCGACGTGGACGACGTGCTGGCCGCCATCTGGCGGCCGGTCGCCGAGGAACTCGGCCTGCCGCCGGACTTCCCCGAGATCTGA